The genomic segment GGAGGTTCGCGAATTCACCCGCCCCCCCCAACCCCGGAAGGTTGAAACGGACATTACCGAACTGATCACTGAAGTGATCCGCCTGTTTCAGGAGCAGGCCGCAAGTCAGGATATCGAATGCCGCCTCGACATGGCGCCCGGAATTCCAAGGTGCATGCTGGATGTGGATCAGATCAAGCAGGTCTTGATAAATCTGATCAAAAACGCCATGGAAGCCATGGCGTGCGGCGGAAAACTGGGCATCGCCGCCAGTGCCGATGAACGCTTTGTTCAGATCGCGATCGACGACACGGGGGGAGGAATTCCGACGGAAATCATGAAAAAGTTGTTCCACCCCTTTTTCAGCACCAAGCCCAAAGGCACCGGACTTGGTCTGGCCGTCAGCTACAAGCTGGTGCAGGATCACGGCGGGGACATTACCGTCCAGAGCACTGAAGGCCGGGGAACGCGATTCACCGTGACCCTGCCGACATAGCCTACACAGGCGGCTTAAGTTACAATTGACCAATCATCTGCCAAAATTACAAAGCAAAAAAAACATTTATTTCACCTCAACATCTCAGGAGATCGTGCATGATCGCCGTTCCAAAAGGGTTTGACTTCACGGTGGCCGCGGCCGGCTTCAAATACGCCCAGCGCAATGATTTGACCGTCCTGCGCAGCGACACGCCGTGCGTCTGGGCCGCCATGCTGACCCGCAACCTGTTTCAGGCCGCTCCCGTGCTGGTGGTCAAGGAAATGCTGGCTGCCGATCGACCGGTCCGGGCCGTGGTGGTCAACGCCGGGCAGGCCAATGCCTGCACCGGAGAACAAGGTCTGGAAGACTGCCGAAACACCCTGAGCATGACCGCCCGAACCTTGCACTTGGCCCCGGAAGAACTTCTGCCCGCCTCAACCGGCGTGATCGGGGACCGCATCAAAATGGATCTTTGGGAGCAGGCCCTGGCGAAACTGGACGCCGGCCTGGGCGAGGCGTCGGCTTTGGATGCGGCCCGAGCGATAATGACCACGGACAAGTATCCGAAAATGGCTTGGCGAAGCCTGGAACTTTCCGGAAAGGAGATCCGCATTCTGGGCATGGCCAAGGGTGCGGGCATGATCTGTCCGAACATGGCAACCATGCTCGGATTCATCATTTGCGACGCCGGGGTGGACCAGAACTGGTGGCGGCAGGCCGTGGCCGTGGCCGTGGAGCACAGCTTCAACCGGATCACCGTGGACGGCGATACCAGTACCAATGACTGCGTATTTGCTTTGGCCAACAGCCGGGCCGGGATGGTCGAGGAGAAGAAAGAATTGACGCTGCTGGCCAAGGCCCTGGCTGAAGTCTGCGCGGAACTGGCCGGACTCATTGTCCAGGACGCCGAGGGCGGAACCAAGATCATCCATGTCCGGGTCAGCGGAGCCAAAAGCGTGCGTCAGGCGGAATTGGCCGCCCGGGCCGTGGGGCATTCCCCCCTGGTGAAAACAGCCATGTACGGCCAGGATCCCAACTGGGGCCGCATCGTGGCAGCCCTGGGCCGCAGCGGCGCGGATTTCGATCCCAACCAAGTCAGCGTAGCCCTGGCCGGACAGACCATCTTTCACCTCGGCGCTCCGGTGGCCATGGATTGGGACAACCTGCTGGCCGCCGCATTGTGCCGCCAGGAAGTGCATATGGACATCTCCCTTGGCGGCGGCCAGGGCAAATACACGCTCCTGGCCTCCGACTTCACGGAGGAATATATTCGGATCAACGCCAAGTATCGGACGTAGACGGTTCCTTATTCTTTGCCACCGCAAAGGGCGCGAAGACCATAAAGAGACAGAGGACAAAAGCTTTGGGTTCTCAACGAACTAAGAGTTTTCACGTCCCTCCACGTCAATTCCCCCCTTCGTGCCCTTCGTGGTGCAATCTTTGGATAAGTTCAGGTCAGAGGAGTTGCCGTAGATTTTGGTCTATCGTTTCCGGTACGCCAACCACAGCAACAGAGCGCCAATCGCGATCATGGGCAAGGATAAAACCTGTCCCATGCTCATCCAGTCCAAGGCCACAAAACCGAGATGGGCGTCCGGTTCCCGGAAAAATTCCACGCTGAATCGAAATACGCCGTACAGCAGGGCAAACAGGCCGGATACGGCCATGGGTGGACGGGGTTTGGCTGAAAAGGACCAGAGCACGACAAACAGCACCAGGCCTTCCAGAAATGCCTGATACAACTGGGAGGGGTGACGAGGCACGAAGCCCGCATTCGGGTCGGCGAAGATCATGGCCCAGGGCACGTCGGTTACCCTGCCCCAAAGCTCGCCGTTGATGAAATTCCCGATCCGTCCGGCAAAAATCCCGATTGGGGCCAAGGGAGCAACGAAATCCGCGACCTGAAAAAAACTGCGCTTGGTGCGCAGGCCGAAATACCAGATGGCGATCATCACACCGATCAAACCGCCATGAAAGGACATTCCCCCCTTCCAGATTTTGACGATCTCCAGGGGATGGTTGATGAAGGTCGCAAAGTCATAAAAAAGCACATAGCCCAATCGGGCTCCCAGGAGCAGCCCCAGGGCGCAGAACGTTATCAAATCCGGCAATTCCTGAGTATTCCACCCGGACCCCGGCTTTTTTGCCCGGATATGGCCCAGAATCCAGGCAGCAAGAAAGCCGATCAGATACATCAAGCCATACCACCGGACCTCCAAAGGCCCAATGGTAAACGCCACGGGATCAATTTTAGGATGGATCACAAATAATTACCCTTGGTTGAAGTGATAAGTATACTTTCATAAAAATCGAAATCGAAATCGAAATCGAAATCGCAATCGAAGTCGAAATCGCATTCGAACAAAAAGCCTTCACGCGTCAGGCTTCATACAGTTCACATTACACGCGACAGTTGATCAGCTCCATTTCCATCTCCCACGAAGATGACAGCTCCCGGCTTTATCGCTAGAAAATGTACCTGCCGGCAAAACCCATCCAACAATCCATCATCCGGAGCCGCCATGCAGCAAACCAGTTCGCCAGAAACATCCATCACCATTGCAATTCAGATGCTTCCTCAGGATGCCAACCCCTACGGCAGCATTCACGGCGGGATCATCATGAAGCATATCGACACGGCAGCGGGTATCGTCGCCATTCGCCATGTGCGGGGAAATGCCGTGACCGCGTCCATCGACCGGTTGGATTTCCATTATCCGGCCTATGTGGGCGACCTGCTGATGCTCAAGGCCAGCATCAATCTGGTGGGCAGATCGTCCATGGAAGTCGGCGTCCGGGTCGAAGCGGAAAATCTCCTGACAGGCGAAGTCCGCCACACCGCGTCAGCCTATCTGACCTTCGTCGCCCTGGACAAGAAAGGGCGCCCCACCCTGGCCAGGCCGTATCATCCGACAACTCCGGAACAGATTCATCGCCACGAAGAAGCCAAGATTCGCAGGAAAATGCGCCTTGCGGAAAAAAACAGGGAACGAAAAGCCGCAAAACTTCCTTGAAACTTCACCAGATATTCAATCACGTTCTCCAGGGCCCAGGGGCACAAGATCGCCGGTCATGGGCAGGGTTTCAGCCCTGACCTGAAGTTGGAAAAACAGATCTCCCGGCAATATTTCCCGCGTCGATTCCTGGATGAGCATCTGGCCCATGGTATCCGTCAGTTGGGTGATCAACCCTGAACCGACAACCTGGACTAATCCTGTTTCCAGGCCGGGGGATTGCTGCACAATCAGCACTGGAACAGGTTCTTCCTTCAGCGGTTGCCCGAACAGAGAGACATACGCACGGGAAAGCAACCCGCCCATGGTTTTGTTGTCCTGCAACGCATCAATCATGCCCCCAAAAGGCTTGATCGGCATTAGAACAGAACTGTAGCGCACCCGCTGAGAGACAGCGCCGGTGATGCTGTCCAGCCAGGGGTCGCATTCCGGAACATGGATTTGCGTTGCTCCGGCGGGAAAGCTTGGGCTTTCATCCGGAGGCTCCACGGGGCGCAACACTGGAGCCTGATCGACATAGGCGCGCAGCAACTGCCGAATTCCGTCATCCCATGCCAGTTGTCCCAATTGGTCGCAAATGCGATCATAATCGTCGATATGTGCAGGGTGCAAGGACACAAGAATTTCGGTTTCCTGGGGGACGGCCCTGGGGGGATGATCCCCAAAAAAATGCTCCGGGGTTGCTTTTTGAGGCGCGCACGAACTCAAAAATGCGCTTATCGCCAGTAGGCATAACAACTTCACGATGGTCCTCCTTGCAGAGATGATGGTCGCCGGGTAGGTTTGTTTGGTGTTCACTGAACATCTTGCATAGTTGGCGAATGCCCTCAGCAGACCTTTACAAAACTCCTGATTGCTGCGTCGTGAAAAAAAATAAAAACCTTACGTATGAGTAAACACGCTAAAAATTGAACTTTGCGAGCCTTGCACTTTTTAGCTACTCAGTAGATTCCGCGTACGGCCTCTGTTCCCGTTGATAACCGCGGCAAACCCGGCGAACGCAAGTCTGCCGGACGCGACTCAACATAAACTTTCAACCATCAATCCCTTTCGTTTGATATCAGGAATAATCCCAATGACAAGTCCGGACACTCTCGAAAAAACGCGGCACACCACCGTCAGCCTGGAGAAAACCATCTACACGCTGGGCCAGATGGAAAAGATCCCCGAACCGCAAATCGCACTGGCCGGACGTTCCAATGTGGGCAAATCATCCCTCTTGAACTGCATGACCAACAGGAAAAAACTTGCCAAGATCAGTTCCGTTCCGGGTAAAACACGGAGCCTGAACTACTATCTAGTCCAGCCCGGGAATTTCTACCTGGTGGACCTCCCGGGCTACGGGTACGCCAAACGCCCAAAAAGCGAACGTAACGTCTGGGGAAATGTCATGGAACATTTTTTCACCAGAAACAAGAGCTTGGTCGGCCTGATCTTGATCCTGGACTGCCGTCTGCCGCCCCAGACGATGGATATGGAACTCGTGGCCATGGCCCAGGCCATTTCGGTTCCGTTGCTGCCGGTACTCACCAAGGCGGACAAATGCAATCAGCGCGAACGAACCGTGACCCACCGTGCCTGGGTGGATGTTCTCGGCCCGGATGCCGATCCCCTTTTCTTTTCCTCCAAAAGCCGCCAGGGCCGCGCGCAGCTCTGGAACGAAATTCATAACCTGGTCCAGGCGGTGACATCGGATCTGGAACAAGCCCCGACGGATACACTCTGAACGGGATGAAATTTCACTTTTTGAAAAACCTAAAAATAGGGCATTTGTCTTCTATAAAAAGTCCAAAGTCTATCCGTGCGGGGTATGTCATTCACATCCAGGTAAACGGACCCGCCTCCCATCCATCTTGTCGTGCTGATTTCGATTTCGATTGCGACTTCGATTGCGATTTTGACGGATAACGCCCCGGCTACACTTTGGTTGCATGGATACTGGTGCGATATGGAAGGAAACAAATTTTCCGGCAATTATGCTGTCGGCCTTGAGCACTGATAGACTTTGGCCAGGCCGCCCTGGGCCGTTTCACGGTAGAGGCTGGGGAGGTCGTGTCCGGTTTGCTGCATGGCTTCCACGACCTGATCAAAACTGATCAGGTGCCGCCCGTCGGAAAGCATGGCAAACTCCGCCGCGGCCAGGGCCCGAATGGCGGCAAAGCAGTTGCGCTCGATGCAAGGTACCTGGACCAGCCCCAGGATCGGATCACAGGTCAAGCCGAGATGGTGCTCCAGGCCCATTTCCGCGGCATACTCGATCTGGTGCGGCGAGCCGCCCAGCAGTTGGGCAGCGGCAGCCGCGGCCATGGCGCAGGCCACTCCCACTTCACCCTGACAGCCCACGTCCGCGCCGGAAATGGAAGCGTTGTGCTTGACCACATTGCCCACAAGTCCGGCCGTGGCCAACGCCCTGAGCATGTAGTCCTCCTCAAGACCGAGTTCCTTCTGCAGATAAAACAGCACTGCCGGCACAATGCCGCAGGATCCGCAGGTGGGCGCTGTGATCACGAATCCGCCCCCGGCATTATGCTCCGCGACGGCCAATGCGTACGAGGAAAGCAACCCAGTCCGGCTGGCGCTGCGTCGCAGTTGCTTTGTTCGGGTCAGAAACCCCCTGGCCTTGCGTTGCAGGTTCAGCCCCCCGGGCAAGGAACCCTCCTCGTCCAGACCGGCTGCGATGGCTTCCTGCATTTTTACCCACACGAAGCCCAGGTGATCCCACAGGTCGGCGCCTTCGGTGGTTTCGGCCAGAGCCCAGAACGGCTTGCCCCGCGAGCAGGCCCAATCCAGGATCTCCTGCATCGAGGTCTGGGAGTAGAGGCGCGGGGTTTCGGAATCCTTTTGATCCGCGTTGCGCAGTTCCCCACCGCCGATGCTGAAAACTGTCCAGTCGCCCACAACAGCTCCATCACCGTCCAGAGCCTGAAAATGCATCCCATTGGGATGAAACGGCAGAAACTCCTCACTCCAGACCACCTCGCAACGCAACGGCTGCAGCCCCTGCGCCACGGCCTGGTCGGTCAGGTGCCCGCGTCCGGTCAGGCTCAGACTGCCGTACAGCGTGACCCGGACTGCCGCGGCCTGGGGATGGCGGCTTCGAAACTGCTCCGCGGCCCTGCGCGGTCCCATGGTGTGGCTGCTGGAAGGCCCCATTCCATATCGATACAGTTCACGCAGTGACTGCACTTGCATCTCCTCATCACAAAAAAATCAAAAAAATTACTCAACACATTTTGATACCATGCATGAAGTGGTCCGGCTTGTCTCGATTTTTCGGCATCGCATGTCTGACTGAGTCAGGATTCGTTCATCGAACCATTGCCGGACGCTTGAAGCGCCAAATGCTGTTTACTCACGCAATGGTTCGATGCTAAGAAGCCGACGAAGGAGTTGCGAGGCCGAAAAATCGAGACAAGCCGGACCGCTGGTGAGTCGTTGCGATCAGAACAGCTTTTTCAACAGTCCACCCAGTCCTTCTTCGGCATCATCGCCCAATTGACGGCGCAGAGTTCGCTCGAGCTCCTGCTTGGCCTTGCCTTTGAGCTTTTCCGCCTCCTCCGCGGCCCGTTGCCGGAGTGCGTCATCGACATTCAGGGCAAAGTTTGGGTCACTCAACGGGCCGGAAATGCGCAAAGGGATGGTCAGTCCCTTGAGCTCCTCCCATTCCCTGCCGTGCTGGCCTTCCAGGGTTCCCACGACGCCGACGTCCACCACCATGTCTACGCTTTTCGTGGGCAACTCCAACACGCCCTCCCCGTTCATGCGCAATAATGGGGAAGCCATTGCCAGGTCCTGGGTCACGGCTTTGGCGTCGCCAATCTGGAAGGAACCGCTGAGACTGGTGAAATCGGTCTTTTGGACCAGATCCGTCTCCCCAATGGTCCGCCCCCGGAAAGCTGCATGCACCTTGCGCACTTCGTGGGGCAGGTTCACGCCCCAGAGGGCGCCGTCGACAAAATCCAGGGACAGATTTCCGCGCAGGCCATGCATGACGGCATGTTCACTCAGCCCGGCGCCCTGCAGTTCGGCCGCAACCTCCGCCGTACCGGACAAAATATTTGTTTGCGCCAGAGCGATCAAGGCTTCCTGGGCCTCAACGCCCTGGACCCGCAGATCGACAATATAGGTTGGCGGCGCAACTGCGCTGTCCAGCAACGCGCTCAGGTTAATCTGGCCGGCAAAAGCGTGGGTGAGCAGGTCCTGGAGCGTCAACTGTCCATCGCGCAGGCTCAGGGCCATCCGGGAATCCGTCAGTCGCAATTCATCCGCAAGCACTGTCGCCACGTAAAGCGAAAGCTGCCCATTCACACTCTCCAGTATGGAAAGATCCGGTTCTTCCCGCGAAAGCTGCCGCTCATCGGAGGACACGGAATCCTGGACCGCATTCGTAGACGATGCCGCGGCAGATTCTTGGCCCCGCACATCGCCGGCCATATCGTTTTCGAAACCTTCCGTTTTTCCAGATGTTCCATCGGGTCTTGCGGAACCATTCAGGCCGTTGACCGTACGCTGATTCTTCAGTTCCCGCAGCAGCGGATTCAGATCAAGCGTATCCGCGGTGAATGCCGCGGCAATCTCAGGTTTGCCGCTGTAGTCGACCCGCAGATCACCGACCAGCCTGAGGTCGTCCAGGGAAAACAGCAGCGGGTCGATGACTGCCACCCGGCCCTCCATGTCGAGCCTGACCTCGCCTTGAACAGCAACAACCTTGCTCCCGCCGGGGACGTCGTCACCCCGGGCCACGACATCGGCCTTAACATCCCGCAATTCTAGGAGCTGAAAATCCGGGGCCAGTCGGGCTTCTGCCCGCAGAGTGTTCGCCATGCTGACCTGATCGACATCCGCCCTGCCCTCCAGCGCAATGGACACCCACTCTCCCGGCGCAAACCGGGACAAAGTCAGATGCAGATCACGCACCTCTGTTGTCCTGCCGGCCTGGCGGTCGTCGATCACGATTTCCGCATTGGCCATCCGCAGTCCCTCGACCACGATCTCCCATTCCCTCTCGGTTGCCGTTTCCGGAGTCGGCTCTTCCGTACGATCCGGTACGGAACGCGGATCTTCCCGCGCATCTTCCGGTTCCGGTTGACGTAAATTATCCAGATTGGAACGGCCGTCGTCCAGGGTCAGCACGTGCACGGCCACGTCGTGCAGCACGATCTCGCCGACCTGGAGACGCTTGCGGAAC from the Desulfonatronum thiosulfatophilum genome contains:
- a CDS encoding L-serine ammonia-lyase, iron-sulfur-dependent, subunit alpha; translated protein: MQSLRELYRYGMGPSSSHTMGPRRAAEQFRSRHPQAAAVRVTLYGSLSLTGRGHLTDQAVAQGLQPLRCEVVWSEEFLPFHPNGMHFQALDGDGAVVGDWTVFSIGGGELRNADQKDSETPRLYSQTSMQEILDWACSRGKPFWALAETTEGADLWDHLGFVWVKMQEAIAAGLDEEGSLPGGLNLQRKARGFLTRTKQLRRSASRTGLLSSYALAVAEHNAGGGFVITAPTCGSCGIVPAVLFYLQKELGLEEDYMLRALATAGLVGNVVKHNASISGADVGCQGEVGVACAMAAAAAAQLLGGSPHQIEYAAEMGLEHHLGLTCDPILGLVQVPCIERNCFAAIRALAAAEFAMLSDGRHLISFDQVVEAMQQTGHDLPSLYRETAQGGLAKVYQCSRPTA
- a CDS encoding acyl-CoA thioesterase; translated protein: MQQTSSPETSITIAIQMLPQDANPYGSIHGGIIMKHIDTAAGIVAIRHVRGNAVTASIDRLDFHYPAYVGDLLMLKASINLVGRSSMEVGVRVEAENLLTGEVRHTASAYLTFVALDKKGRPTLARPYHPTTPEQIHRHEEAKIRRKMRLAEKNRERKAAKLP
- the yihA gene encoding ribosome biogenesis GTP-binding protein YihA/YsxC, with protein sequence MTSPDTLEKTRHTTVSLEKTIYTLGQMEKIPEPQIALAGRSNVGKSSLLNCMTNRKKLAKISSVPGKTRSLNYYLVQPGNFYLVDLPGYGYAKRPKSERNVWGNVMEHFFTRNKSLVGLILILDCRLPPQTMDMELVAMAQAISVPLLPVLTKADKCNQRERTVTHRAWVDVLGPDADPLFFSSKSRQGRAQLWNEIHNLVQAVTSDLEQAPTDTL
- the argJ gene encoding bifunctional glutamate N-acetyltransferase/amino-acid acetyltransferase ArgJ codes for the protein MIAVPKGFDFTVAAAGFKYAQRNDLTVLRSDTPCVWAAMLTRNLFQAAPVLVVKEMLAADRPVRAVVVNAGQANACTGEQGLEDCRNTLSMTARTLHLAPEELLPASTGVIGDRIKMDLWEQALAKLDAGLGEASALDAARAIMTTDKYPKMAWRSLELSGKEIRILGMAKGAGMICPNMATMLGFIICDAGVDQNWWRQAVAVAVEHSFNRITVDGDTSTNDCVFALANSRAGMVEEKKELTLLAKALAEVCAELAGLIVQDAEGGTKIIHVRVSGAKSVRQAELAARAVGHSPLVKTAMYGQDPNWGRIVAALGRSGADFDPNQVSVALAGQTIFHLGAPVAMDWDNLLAAALCRQEVHMDISLGGGQGKYTLLASDFTEEYIRINAKYRT
- the lgt gene encoding prolipoprotein diacylglyceryl transferase gives rise to the protein MIHPKIDPVAFTIGPLEVRWYGLMYLIGFLAAWILGHIRAKKPGSGWNTQELPDLITFCALGLLLGARLGYVLFYDFATFINHPLEIVKIWKGGMSFHGGLIGVMIAIWYFGLRTKRSFFQVADFVAPLAPIGIFAGRIGNFINGELWGRVTDVPWAMIFADPNAGFVPRHPSQLYQAFLEGLVLFVVLWSFSAKPRPPMAVSGLFALLYGVFRFSVEFFREPDAHLGFVALDWMSMGQVLSLPMIAIGALLLWLAYRKR
- a CDS encoding AsmA family protein, with translation MKKILIIIGILVLLAVGAVVALAMLVDPNAFRPLIARQVQEATDREVLITGDLSWTFWPRLGISMGAAELGNPPGMEEHRPLLTVGSAELFVDVTPLFRKRLQVGEIVLHDVAVHVLTLDDGRSNLDNLRQPEPEDAREDPRSVPDRTEEPTPETATEREWEIVVEGLRMANAEIVIDDRQAGRTTEVRDLHLTLSRFAPGEWVSIALEGRADVDQVSMANTLRAEARLAPDFQLLELRDVKADVVARGDDVPGGSKVVAVQGEVRLDMEGRVAVIDPLLFSLDDLRLVGDLRVDYSGKPEIAAAFTADTLDLNPLLRELKNQRTVNGLNGSARPDGTSGKTEGFENDMAGDVRGQESAAASSTNAVQDSVSSDERQLSREEPDLSILESVNGQLSLYVATVLADELRLTDSRMALSLRDGQLTLQDLLTHAFAGQINLSALLDSAVAPPTYIVDLRVQGVEAQEALIALAQTNILSGTAEVAAELQGAGLSEHAVMHGLRGNLSLDFVDGALWGVNLPHEVRKVHAAFRGRTIGETDLVQKTDFTSLSGSFQIGDAKAVTQDLAMASPLLRMNGEGVLELPTKSVDMVVDVGVVGTLEGQHGREWEELKGLTIPLRISGPLSDPNFALNVDDALRQRAAEEAEKLKGKAKQELERTLRRQLGDDAEEGLGGLLKKLF